A region of Faecalibacterium taiwanense DNA encodes the following proteins:
- a CDS encoding twin-arginine translocation signal domain-containing protein, with amino-acid sequence MKKISRRNFLLASGAVTIGAALAACGGSSSTSTASSAPASSAASAAPAAQGKVLNIWCWNDEFQSRFNDYYPEVSEIAADKSTTTLKDGTVVKWTINANENNNYQNKLDEALLSQDSAADDDKIDIFLIEADYALKYVDSDYVLDVKADIGLTDDDLAGQYQYTKDIVSVDGSQRGTTWQATPGLFAYRRSIAKDVLGTDDPAEVQTYLSDWDKFNDVAAQAAAKGYKMLSGFDDAYRTFSNNVAAPWVTGTTVTVDENIMKWVDQTKEYTDKGYNNKSSLWDSQWAADQGPTGKVFGFFYSTWGINFTLLGNSLETPVAEGGKEEVGNGIYGDYAVCEGPQPYYWGGTWICGAAGSDNIETIKDIMQKLTCDEAIMKQITMDTQDYTNNEKAMNEIANSDYSSAFLGGQNHIALFAEAAAKIDMSNAGPYDQGLNESFQNAFKDYFTGNVDEDTAKANFETAIKEKYPELTDVVWPA; translated from the coding sequence CGCTGCTCCCGCAGCACAGGGCAAGGTGCTGAACATCTGGTGCTGGAATGATGAGTTCCAGAGCCGCTTCAACGACTACTATCCGGAAGTTTCCGAGATCGCAGCCGACAAGTCCACCACCACCCTGAAGGATGGCACCGTTGTGAAGTGGACCATCAATGCCAACGAGAACAACAACTATCAGAACAAGCTGGACGAAGCCCTGCTGAGTCAGGACAGCGCTGCTGATGACGACAAGATCGACATCTTCCTGATCGAGGCTGATTATGCTCTGAAGTATGTGGATTCCGATTACGTTCTGGATGTCAAGGCGGACATCGGCCTGACCGATGACGATCTGGCTGGCCAGTACCAGTACACCAAGGACATCGTTAGTGTGGACGGCAGCCAGCGCGGCACCACCTGGCAGGCAACTCCCGGTCTGTTTGCATACCGCCGCAGCATTGCCAAGGATGTTCTGGGCACCGATGATCCCGCCGAAGTGCAGACCTACCTGTCCGACTGGGATAAGTTCAATGATGTAGCTGCACAGGCAGCCGCCAAGGGCTACAAGATGCTGTCCGGCTTTGATGATGCATACCGCACCTTCTCCAACAACGTGGCAGCTCCGTGGGTCACCGGCACTACCGTTACCGTTGATGAGAACATTATGAAGTGGGTCGATCAGACCAAGGAGTACACCGATAAGGGCTATAACAACAAGTCCAGCCTGTGGGACAGCCAGTGGGCAGCCGATCAGGGTCCCACCGGTAAGGTGTTCGGCTTCTTCTACTCCACTTGGGGCATCAACTTCACCCTGCTGGGCAACTCTCTGGAGACTCCTGTCGCTGAGGGCGGCAAGGAAGAAGTTGGCAACGGTATCTACGGCGATTACGCTGTGTGCGAAGGCCCTCAGCCCTACTACTGGGGCGGCACCTGGATCTGCGGCGCAGCCGGCAGCGACAACATCGAGACCATTAAGGATATTATGCAGAAGCTGACCTGCGATGAAGCCATCATGAAGCAGATCACCATGGATACGCAGGACTACACCAACAACGAGAAGGCTATGAACGAGATCGCAAACAGCGATTACAGCTCCGCTTTCCTGGGCGGCCAGAACCACATCGCTCTGTTTGCAGAGGCTGCAGCCAAGATCGATATGTCCAACGCCGGTCCGTACGATCAGGGCCTGAATGAGAGCTTCCAGAATGCATTCAAGGATTACTTTACCGGCAACGTGGACGAAGATACCGCAAAGGCAAACTTCGAGACCGCTATCAAGGAGAAGTATCCTGAGCTGACCGACGTGGTGTGGCCCGCATAA